A stretch of the Pseudochaenichthys georgianus unplaced genomic scaffold, fPseGeo1.2 scaffold_267_arrow_ctg1, whole genome shotgun sequence genome encodes the following:
- the LOC117442088 gene encoding olfactory receptor 11A1-like, whose product MMSNSTPLTVSYFILGAYLNIGYLRYLCFMITAMLYIVIVVANTSLIVVICVNRSLHEPMYLFLCSLFVNELYGSTGLFPFLLVQILSDIHTVSAPLCFLQIFCLYTYANIQVCNLTVMSYDRYLAICYPLQYNTRMTSNKAVILIILLWLYSFVKFLITLSLNIRLTLCGNIIDSLNCNNHLVVKLACSDTQVNNIYGLFSIVFSILVPLIPILFSYMRILRVCFSGSKQTRQKAVSTCTPHLVSLLNFSFGCSFEILKSRFDMSGVPSVLRIILSLYFLLIQPLMNPVMYGLQMSKLRNICKHVLCYKLK is encoded by the coding sequence ATGATGTCCAATTCAACTCCACTAACTGTATCCTATTTCATTCTTGGAGCTTATTTGAATATTGGATATTTGAGGTACTTGTGTTTCATGATAACTGCCATGTTGTACATTGTGATTGTTGTTGCCAACACGTCTCTGATTGTGGTTATCTGTGTGAACAGGAGCTTACATGAACCTATGTACCTTTTTCTGTGCAGCCTGTTTGTAAATGAATTGTATGGTAGTACAGGGTTGTTTCCATTCCTTCTGGTTCAGATCCTCTCTGACATTCACACTGTCtctgctccgctctgcttcctgcAGATTTTCTGCTTGTACacatatgcaaatatacaaGTTTGTAATTTAACCGTCATGTCTTATGACAGATATCTTGCTATCTGTTATCCTCTTCAATATAACACACGTATGACTTCTAACAAAGCAGTTATTCTTATTATTCTGCTTTGGTTGTACTCTTTTGTGAAGTTCTTGATAACCTTATCTTTAAACATCCGTTTGACACTTTGTGGAAACATCATTGACAGTTTGAATTGTAACAACCACCTTGTTGTGAAGTTGGCATGTTCTGACACTCAGGTGAACAACATTTATGGACTTTTTTCAATTGTTTTCTCAATTTTAGTCCCTCTGATTCCAATCCTCTTCTCGTACATGAGGATCCTCAGAGTGTGTTTCTCTGGCTCCAAACAGACCAGACAGAAAGCTGTCAGTACCTGCACACCTCACCTTGTTTCCCTCCTCAACTTCTCTTTTGGCTGCAGCTTTGAAATACTTAAGAGTAGATTTGATATGAGCGGTGTTCCCAGTGTGCTGCGTATTATTCTGTCACTGTATTTTCTCCTCATACAGCCACTAATGAACCCTGTCATGTACGGACTGCAAATGTCCAAACTAAGAAACATATGTAAACATGTGCTCTGTTATAAACTGAAATAA